TCGACGGAATCGCCCGGGAAATTCGCGGCACCCGGCCGGACGAAATCGAGATAGCTCGACGACAGCGTCGTGACGAGCCTGTTGTCGAAGCCTGCGATATCAGCATCCCACGTCAGATCGGTGATGTTGCCGACCAGGCGCTGGCTGTGCGCGACATAGAAGCGACTGCGATCGACCGTGTTGGTCGCAGTGTTGAACGCCTCGACCTCGTTGTTGAACCAGGAGCGCTCCGCGCCATAGCCATAGGCCTGGCTCTTCAGCGTCAAATCAGGCGCCAGCTTCAGCTCGAAGCCGCCGCGCAGCCAGACTTCCTGCGCCACGTTCCTGTTATCGAGGACGTTGTAGTTGGCGTTGAAGGTGCGATCGTCGATCGTAATAGGGCCGAGATTGGTCCCGTTGAAGTTCGAGACGTAAGTGCCCGAGACGATGCTTGCCGTCGCGTGTGAGCCGCTGAACGCCACGGGCACCAGCGGCGCGCCCCAATAGGCCTTGCCGCGGTCCTCGCGAAATTCGATCGCGCCCCAGACCTTGAGGCTGTCGGAGATGCGGTAGTTGAGCTGGCCGGAGACGTCGAACGTCCTGGTGCTGGTGTCGTCGGCGAAGCCGTTGAGCGCGGAACGGCTGACGTCAAACCGATAATCCAGCCCCTGCACATCAGTGCTGCCGCCCGAACCGTAATGCGCGCGGAACGAATTGAGCGAATCGTACGAGAAATCGGCTTCGTTCCGGATCGGCCCCGTGTGCGGTTGCCTGGTCACGAAGTTGATCGCGCCGCCCGCGGCGCCTTCGCCCGAGATCAGCGAGGCCGGGCCTTTCAGGATTTCGACGGCTTCGAGATTGGCGGTGTCCATGATCCGAGAGGTCATGTTCTGCGGGCCGATCTTGATGCCGTTGTAGAGCGTGTTGATCTGGCTGTTGGTGAAGCCGCGCATCGAGAAGGCCGAGGGCTCGGCCGGGTTGTCGCCGGCGATAACCCCGACCGCGCCTTGTGCGACGTCGGAGACAGTGCGGTAGCCCTGCTCGCGGATGGTCTCGGCGGAGATGACTTCGACGGTCGCGGGCGTCTGCCGCACCGTCAGGCCAAGGCGCGAGGCGCTCTCGGCGACCGCGTTGCTGTTGAGAGGCGTCGGCACAGCGACGTTGGGCACGACCGGCTTTGGCGCGGTCGCTGACCTGCGCGCTGTTGCGCGGCGGATACTTGCCGCGTCCCGGGCTGCCGGCTTGGCGGGCTTGCGGGATTGTGGAGCAGACACCTCCACAGGCGGCAGCGGCTCGCGGGCCTGCTGCGCCAAAGCAGCCGGCATGTCGATGGCAGCAAAGGATGTCAGAACGGCGGACGCCAGCAAGAAGCAGCGTGGTCGTACGATACGGATGGAAAACACGGTCCTGGACCTCGGAGTGACGTCAGTGGCACGTCACCGCGAACCAAGGTCCCATCATCAGGCCATGAGCCTTCCGATGAAGCCAAATGTCTGTACTCCCCGACCGACATCTTCGCGTGTGACCACGGCTGACGGCAGGTCTCCTGGCTCGCGGGTCGTGACCGCTTCGTCGCCTTCCCGGGACCGAGGACCCAGTGGCTTAAAGACGAAGGATTCGCCGCTTACAGTTGCGGGGGCAGCTACGGCATTGGGGATATCGTCCCAGCACCGCATTCCCTTTTCATCCCCCTTTCGGGGAAACCGTCACCGCCATCTAGGATTTCGGCGAAGACAGAGTCAATGTGCCAGATGCGGCGATATTGCCGCAGCGGCCAACTTTCCCGGGAGATCTGCATGGAAGGCGAGACCTTCCTCTGGCTGATACGGCATGCCCCCGTCGACGGCGTCGCGGGGACCATCCATGCCAATGACGCGCCCGCCGACCTCGGCGATCGCGCGCAGCTGGAGGCGCTGCGTCAGCGCCTGCCGCCCGATGCGGCTAGTTATGCGAGCCAAGCGCGACGCACGGTCGAGACCGCGCGGGCGCTGGGACTCGCGCCCCAGCAGATGGCTGAGTTCGGCGAGCAGGATTTTGGTGACTGGACCGGCCGTCGGCATGACGAGCTCGCCAGCAGCGGTGGCGAGGCCTATGCGCAGTTCTGGCGCGATCCGGCGCGCGGACGACCGCCCGGTGGCGAGAGTTTTGAGAATCAGGTCGCGCGCGTCCGGCTGGGGCTTGCACGGATCGACGCGGGTTCGGCAACGCTGGTCGTGCATTCCGGCACGATCCGGGCGGCGCTCTGCATCGCGCTCGACCTGACGCCGCAGGCCGCCTTGCGCTTCGTGATTGATCCGCTGTCACTGACCCGGATCGATCGGCTCGCGACCGGCTGGCGCGTCGTGTCGGTCAATCAGCGGATCAGCTAGGCCTGTCAGGCACATTGGCCTGCGCAAATGTCGCCATGTCGTTGTGCAGCGCGCAGGCGAAGCGCACCAGCGGCAGCGCGATCGCAGCGCCTGATCCTTCGCCAAGCCTGAGATCGAGGCTGATCAATGGCTGCACGTTCAGGGCACGCAATACCAGCCGATGCCCCTGTTCCGCCGATTGATGCGACGGCAGCAGGAACGGCTGGCACGACGGATTGAGACGCACCGCCGCGAGTGCCGCGACTGAAACAATAAAGCCATCGATCAGCACGGGAATGCGCGCCTGCGCAGCCGCGATGATCGCGCCTGAGATCGCGGCGATCTCGAGGCCGCCGACGGCACACAGGATCTTTTCGGGCGAGCCGCCCGCCACGCCATGGCGCGCGATCGCGGCCTCGATCACGCGCACCTTGTGTGCGCGGCCTGCTGCATCGACGCCGGTGCCACTGCCCGCGATCTCCTCGGCGCTGATGCCGAGCAGGCTCGCGGCGATCGCGGCTGATGTCGTGGTGTTGCCGATGCCCATCTCGCCGAAGATCAGCAGGTCGGGCTGATTGGCCATCGCCTGCATTACCGCGCGTTGGCCGGCCTCGAAGGCGAATGCCAGCTCCGCCGGCGTGAGCGCAGGCTCGATGCTGAAATCGCGCGTGCCATGGCGCGGCTTGTCCGTGACGATATCAGGCATCGCATCCTCGGCCAGCGTGCCGGCGTCGACCACCTCAAGGTCGGAGCCCAGCTCACGCGCCAGCACCGAAATCGCGGCACCTCCGGACGCAAAATTCGCCATCATCGCGATGGTGACGGCCTGCGGATAGGCCGACACGCCCTGGGCCACGATGCCGTGATCGCCGGCGAAGATGATGATCGGCACGCGCGCCGCGCGCGGCCGTTCGGTCGCTTGCAGGCCCGCCAGCTCGATCGCGAGCTGCTCGAGCCGGCCGAGCGCGCCGGTCGGCTTTGTCAATTGTGCCTGTCGTGCGATTGCCGCCTCGCGATGGTCAGCGGAGATCTCGGGGCATTTCTGGGTGATCCATTCGGGGAGCATGCTACCTCGCTTAGGGGCTGCGCTTGAGGATGTAACTGTCCATGATCCAGCCGTGCCGCTCGCGCGCGTCCTGCCGCGTGGCGACGATGCGCGGGCCGATCTCGGCGAGCGCGCCGGACAGGATGATCTGGTCGGCCATGCCGAGATAGGCGCCCCACCAGATGTGAACTCCATCAGGGTCGAGCGACTGGAACGCCGTGCTGCCGTCGAGCATCACAACGATCGTATCGACGCCTTCAGGCCAGCCGCCTTCGCGCAAGCGGCGCCCCGTCGTCACCAGAAACGGCTCGCCGATATCGTTGAGCGGCAACGCATGCGCCGCGCACAGCGCCTGGATCGAGGTGATGCCGGGCACGACCGCGATGTCTGGCAACGGATCGAGCCGCCGCGCGATGCGCAGCGAGGAATCGTAGAGCGAGGGATCGCCCCAGATCAGCAGCGCGACCTTGCCGGCGCCGTCAAGATGATCGGCGATGGTCTGCGACCAGGTCGCGGCGACCGAATCGTGCCAATCGTCCACGCCCTTGCGGTAATCCGCTTCGGCGGCGTCGCGCACCGGAAGATCGAATTCGGCAATGCGCGTGGTGGCGCTCGTGAGCACGTCGGCGCAAATCGTCCGCCTGAGGTCGGCGAGATCGGATTTTGCGGCGCCCTTGCGCGGGATCAGGATCAGGTCTGCGGCGTTGATGGCTTCGATTGCCGCGCGCGTGAGCTGCCTGGGATCGCCGCAACCGATGCCGATCAGGGACAGCGTCATCATGACGATCCGCCCTCCGCCAGCGCGCCGAACATGATGACGGCGGCCGTGGAAGCCGCGCCGCCGCGCGCCAGTTGCTCGGCAAGCTCGACAACAGTGGAGCGGACCAGACGCTCATCGGCACGGCCGAGCGATTCCGCGAACAATGCCGGAGTGCTCGGTGAAAGGCCATGCTCGATCAGTTTCCCGACCAGCGCCGAAAAGGTCCTCCGGCCCATATAGACCACCGTCGTCGCATCGGGGTCAGCCAGCGCGGCCCAGTTCAGATTTGGCGGCAGCTCGCCGGTCACATCGGCGCCGGTCACGAATTGGACGCGGCGCGAGGTGTGACGACGTGTCAGCGGAATGCCGGCTTGCGCGGCGGCGACGCAAGCCGAGGTGACGCCAGGGATGATCTCATAGCCGATGCCGGCCTGGCGCAGCGTCTCGATCTCCTCCTCGAGCCGGCCAAAGATGCCGGCATCGCCCGACTTCAGCCGCACGACGCGGACGCCCGTGGCGGCATAGTCGACCAGCAGACGATTGACGTGATGCTGCTTTGTCGACGGCCGCCCTGCCCGCTTCCCGACTGCGACGAGGTTGGCACCGGGCCGCGCCAGATCGAGGATCGCTCCCGACGCGAGATCATCATAGAGGACGACATCGGCCTCGCGCAGCCGCGCGGCGCCCTTGAGCGTGAGAAGCTCGGGATCGCCGGGGCCGGCGGAAACGAAGGAGACAAAGCCGCTCACCGGTCCTCCGCGATCAGATGGAAGAACGTGCCGGTGGCGCGGCCGCGCCGCGAGCCGGTCTCGGCGATGACCGCGCCGGTCGCGTCGTGCACGACCGCCAGCGGCGTATCGGGCTGGGCGAGGATCGTTGAATAGTGGAATTCGTGGCCGCGCAGACGCGCGCCGACCGGATGGCCCGGCATCGGCGCTGCGAGCGCAGCGAGGCGATAGCCGAGATGCATGCGGCGCTTGGCAAAGCTCGTCTCCAGGCCCAGCAGGCCCGCCATCTCATGCCTGACACCCTCGGCATCGATCAAAGCGGACCCCAGCACCATATACCCGCCGCATTCGCCGTGCACCGGCCGCGTCTCGGCGAAAGCGCGCAGCCTGCTGCGGAAGCCCGTGTTTGCCGCGATCTTGCCGGCGTGAAGCTCGGGATAGCCGCCGGGGAGCCAGCATACATCGGCGCTTTTATCGGGGCCTTCATCCGCGAGCGGCGAGAACGTCGCAATTTCGGCGCCCGCCGCGCGCCAGCCTTCCAGCATGTGCGGATAGATGAACGAGAATGCGGCATCGCGGGCGAGCGCAATGCGCTGGCCGGGCGGTGTCACGTTCAGGCCATTCGTTGCGGATTGCGGAGACCAGGAAGCCGCCGACCCCAGGACCGCATCGAGATCGACATGCTCGGTGACGAAGCGCGCAGCTTCGTCGATCAGCTTGCCGATCTCCGCCTGCTCCTCGGCCTGCACGAGGCCAAGATGGCGCTTCGGCAGGCTGATCTCGGCATGGCGCGGCAACGCGCCGAACACGGCAATGCCGGCGTCATTCAGCGCGCGCCGCACCAGATCTTCATGGCGCGGGCTGGCGATGCGATTGAGCACGACGCCCGCAAGGCGCACACCGGCGCGGTAGTCGCGCAGGCCAGCCGCGATCGCCGCCGCCGTCTGCGCCTGTCCGGAGGGATCGATGACCAGCACCACCGGCCAACCCAGCATCTCCGCGATATCGGCGGTGGCGCCTGTGCCGGAGACGCCGCGAGCGGCGACGCCGTCGAACAGGCCCATCGAACCCTCGGCGAGCACGATGTCGGCGTCCGCCCCGTGGCTGACGAGATGTGAGATCGTCGCGCGGTCCATCGCCCAGCTATCGACATTGACCGAAGCGCGGCCGGTGGCCACTGCGTGGAAAGCGGGATCGATATAGTCCGGGCCGCTCTTGAAGCATTGCACGTTCAAGCCGCGATGGCGCCAGGCGCGCGCGAGCGCCAGCGTCAGCGTGGTCTTGCCGACACCGGAAGCCGGCGCGGAGATGACGAGGCCTGCCGCCATCACGACGCCTCCGGAAAGCGCGGCTCCGCGCCGACCGGCCGATAGCGGCGATCGTAGTCCGCGGCATAAAGCCGGCTCTCGTCGAAATCCGAAAGCCCAAGCGTCTTGCCGACCAGGATCAGCGCGGTGCGCTCCATCTCGACGGCGACAGTGGCATCGAGTGTTGCCAGCGTCGCACGCACGACGCGCTGGTCCGGC
This genomic interval from Bradyrhizobium guangzhouense contains the following:
- a CDS encoding histidine phosphatase family protein, translated to MEGETFLWLIRHAPVDGVAGTIHANDAPADLGDRAQLEALRQRLPPDAASYASQARRTVETARALGLAPQQMAEFGEQDFGDWTGRRHDELASSGGEAYAQFWRDPARGRPPGGESFENQVARVRLGLARIDAGSATLVVHSGTIRAALCIALDLTPQAALRFVIDPLSLTRIDRLATGWRVVSVNQRIS
- the cobT gene encoding nicotinate-nucleotide--dimethylbenzimidazole phosphoribosyltransferase — protein: MLPEWITQKCPEISADHREAAIARQAQLTKPTGALGRLEQLAIELAGLQATERPRAARVPIIIFAGDHGIVAQGVSAYPQAVTIAMMANFASGGAAISVLARELGSDLEVVDAGTLAEDAMPDIVTDKPRHGTRDFSIEPALTPAELAFAFEAGQRAVMQAMANQPDLLIFGEMGIGNTTTSAAIAASLLGISAEEIAGSGTGVDAAGRAHKVRVIEAAIARHGVAGGSPEKILCAVGGLEIAAISGAIIAAAQARIPVLIDGFIVSVAALAAVRLNPSCQPFLLPSHQSAEQGHRLVLRALNVQPLISLDLRLGEGSGAAIALPLVRFACALHNDMATFAQANVPDRPS
- the cobF gene encoding precorrin-6A synthase (deacetylating), with the translated sequence MMTLSLIGIGCGDPRQLTRAAIEAINAADLILIPRKGAAKSDLADLRRTICADVLTSATTRIAEFDLPVRDAAEADYRKGVDDWHDSVAATWSQTIADHLDGAGKVALLIWGDPSLYDSSLRIARRLDPLPDIAVVPGITSIQALCAAHALPLNDIGEPFLVTTGRRLREGGWPEGVDTIVVMLDGSTAFQSLDPDGVHIWWGAYLGMADQIILSGALAEIGPRIVATRQDARERHGWIMDSYILKRSP
- a CDS encoding TonB-dependent receptor; this encodes MFSIRIVRPRCFLLASAVLTSFAAIDMPAALAQQAREPLPPVEVSAPQSRKPAKPAARDAASIRRATARRSATAPKPVVPNVAVPTPLNSNAVAESASRLGLTVRQTPATVEVISAETIREQGYRTVSDVAQGAVGVIAGDNPAEPSAFSMRGFTNSQINTLYNGIKIGPQNMTSRIMDTANLEAVEILKGPASLISGEGAAGGAINFVTRQPHTGPIRNEADFSYDSLNSFRAHYGSGGSTDVQGLDYRFDVSRSALNGFADDTSTRTFDVSGQLNYRISDSLKVWGAIEFREDRGKAYWGAPLVPVAFSGSHATASIVSGTYVSNFNGTNLGPITIDDRTFNANYNVLDNRNVAQEVWLRGGFELKLAPDLTLKSQAYGYGAERSWFNNEVEAFNTATNTVDRSRFYVAHSQRLVGNITDLTWDADIAGFDNRLVTTLSSSYLDFVRPGAANFPGDSVDLVDPDRGFYGLLTTRQQTARIDNEALSFEDRLKLTRTFALIGGLRVEHIGLGRNSTDVNGLENENFPFTKDWAPVTGRIGYTWEAVPGLTFFSQYATGADVSANNIFLLGPSQPLDLTTARTYETGVKHVLWDNRAEWSFSAYDILRSNVYAAAGGQTLNIAGQQESKGVELAGAVRPIEPLRLWANIAYVDARYADYDFAGGSFSGNTPPNVPRIVANAGASWRFFTPWPLEVGITGRRVGDRYNSDANTVTMNAYTVGDIYAFVDIPKTTFNAVDQARLTFRVRNVTDKRYAIWGDPFYPDQILLGAPRTYEISAAFKW
- a CDS encoding cobyrinate a,c-diamide synthase yields the protein MAAGLVISAPASGVGKTTLTLALARAWRHRGLNVQCFKSGPDYIDPAFHAVATGRASVNVDSWAMDRATISHLVSHGADADIVLAEGSMGLFDGVAARGVSGTGATADIAEMLGWPVVLVIDPSGQAQTAAAIAAGLRDYRAGVRLAGVVLNRIASPRHEDLVRRALNDAGIAVFGALPRHAEISLPKRHLGLVQAEEQAEIGKLIDEAARFVTEHVDLDAVLGSAASWSPQSATNGLNVTPPGQRIALARDAAFSFIYPHMLEGWRAAGAEIATFSPLADEGPDKSADVCWLPGGYPELHAGKIAANTGFRSRLRAFAETRPVHGECGGYMVLGSALIDAEGVRHEMAGLLGLETSFAKRRMHLGYRLAALAAPMPGHPVGARLRGHEFHYSTILAQPDTPLAVVHDATGAVIAETGSRRGRATGTFFHLIAEDR
- the cobA gene encoding uroporphyrinogen-III C-methyltransferase; protein product: MSGFVSFVSAGPGDPELLTLKGAARLREADVVLYDDLASGAILDLARPGANLVAVGKRAGRPSTKQHHVNRLLVDYAATGVRVVRLKSGDAGIFGRLEEEIETLRQAGIGYEIIPGVTSACVAAAQAGIPLTRRHTSRRVQFVTGADVTGELPPNLNWAALADPDATTVVYMGRRTFSALVGKLIEHGLSPSTPALFAESLGRADERLVRSTVVELAEQLARGGAASTAAVIMFGALAEGGSS